One window of Myxococcales bacterium genomic DNA carries:
- a CDS encoding 50S ribosomal protein L1: MATKDSKKRTKAVAVFDRDKRFTVEQAAELVKQTAYAKFDESVDIAVRLGVNPKHADQMVRGAIMLPNGTGKSVRVLVFARGDKEKEATAAGADFAGADELVAKVTEGFMDFDRVIATPDMMGAVGKLGRVLGPRGLMPNPKVGTVTMDVTNAVKDAKAGKVEYRVDKAGVVHCRVGRASFEAAKLAENTHALIRELNNKRPSTAKGVYLRSITLSSTMGPGVRVDPGTLVSKEEEH, from the coding sequence ATGGCAACCAAAGACAGCAAGAAGAGAACCAAAGCGGTGGCGGTGTTCGACCGCGACAAGCGCTTCACGGTCGAGCAGGCCGCGGAGCTCGTCAAACAGACTGCGTACGCGAAGTTCGACGAGAGCGTCGACATCGCCGTGCGTCTGGGCGTGAACCCGAAGCATGCCGATCAAATGGTGCGTGGGGCCATCATGCTCCCGAACGGCACGGGCAAGAGCGTGCGCGTGCTCGTGTTCGCTCGTGGTGACAAGGAAAAAGAAGCCACGGCGGCGGGGGCGGATTTCGCCGGCGCCGACGAGCTGGTGGCCAAGGTCACCGAGGGTTTCATGGACTTCGACCGCGTGATCGCCACTCCGGACATGATGGGCGCAGTCGGCAAGCTCGGCCGCGTGCTCGGTCCGCGCGGCTTGATGCCGAACCCGAAGGTCGGAACGGTGACCATGGACGTCACCAACGCCGTCAAGGACGCCAAGGCCGGCAAGGTCGAATACCGCGTCGACAAGGCCGGGGTGGTCCACTGCCGCGTCGGTCGTGCGTCGTTCGAGGCGGCGAAGCTCGCCGAGAACACTCACGCGCTGATCCGAGAGCTGAACAACAAGCGTCCTTCGACGGCCAAGGGTGTCTACCTCCGGAGCATCACGCTCTCGAGCACGATGGGACCCGGCGTGCGCGTCGACCCGGGCACGCTGGTCTCCAAGGAAGAGGAGCACTGA
- the rplK gene encoding 50S ribosomal protein L11, with protein MAAAKKKISAFIKLQLPAGKANPSPPVGPALGQHGVNIMGFCKDFNSKSAPLGETIIPVVITVYADRSYSFVMKSPPASVLVKKACGLPSSKKPGSGSKEPNKVKVGSLTWAQVTEIAKSKIQDMNTTDLEAATRSIAGTARSMGVDVSR; from the coding sequence ATGGCAGCCGCAAAGAAAAAGATCAGTGCGTTCATCAAACTCCAGCTTCCGGCGGGCAAGGCCAATCCTTCGCCTCCGGTCGGCCCCGCGCTCGGCCAGCACGGTGTCAACATCATGGGGTTCTGCAAGGACTTCAACAGCAAGTCCGCGCCGCTCGGTGAGACCATCATCCCGGTCGTCATCACCGTCTACGCCGATCGTTCCTACTCCTTCGTGATGAAGTCGCCGCCGGCGAGCGTGCTGGTCAAGAAGGCCTGCGGCCTGCCGAGCTCGAAGAAGCCGGGCTCCGGCTCGAAAGAGCCGAACAAGGTCAAGGTCGGCTCGCTCACCTGGGCGCAGGTCACCGAGATCGCGAAATCCAAGATCCAGGACATGAACACCACCGACCTCGAAGCCGCGACTCGCAGCATCGCAGGCACGGCTCGCAGCATGGGTGTGGACGTCAGCCGCTAA
- the nusG gene encoding transcription termination/antitermination protein NusG, protein MVASAAETPSEESSSAKKWYVVTTYSGYENKVKTALQERIRQFKLEEKFGEILIPSETVTAQAKDGKQRVKTKTSFPGYVFVEMEMSEHAWHIVKDTPKVTGFIGNQRPQEVKPPHIEDLRKGIVEGAVKPKARHQFQEGDEVRVVVGAFANFSGTVQEVKPDKQKLKVMVSIFGRPTPVELDFAHVEKR, encoded by the coding sequence ATGGTTGCTTCTGCGGCGGAGACTCCGAGCGAGGAGAGCTCTTCGGCCAAGAAGTGGTACGTCGTCACCACCTATTCTGGTTACGAGAACAAGGTGAAGACTGCGCTGCAGGAGCGCATTCGCCAGTTCAAGCTGGAAGAGAAGTTCGGCGAGATCTTGATCCCGTCCGAGACGGTGACCGCGCAGGCCAAGGACGGCAAACAGCGCGTCAAGACCAAGACCAGCTTCCCCGGCTACGTGTTCGTCGAGATGGAGATGAGCGAGCACGCCTGGCACATCGTCAAGGACACGCCCAAGGTCACCGGTTTCATCGGCAACCAGCGTCCCCAAGAGGTGAAGCCCCCGCACATCGAGGATCTCCGCAAGGGCATCGTCGAGGGCGCGGTCAAGCCGAAGGCCCGGCACCAGTTCCAGGAGGGCGACGAGGTGCGCGTGGTAGTCGGCGCCTTCGCCAACTTCTCGGGCACCGTTCAGGAAGTGAAGCCCGACAAACAGAAGCTCAAGGTCATGGTCAGCATCTTCGGACGCCCCACGCCCGTCGAGCTCGACTTCGCTCACGTAGAGAAGAGATGA